One region of Edaphobacter bradus genomic DNA includes:
- a CDS encoding alginate export family protein: MRFFPMLAAVVLLVTRTPVGAQSVSSAIPDSPDRSIKLLREDEDWSFLANPANRQDFWDPLKFIRLRGDSSDWFMTISGEAREVWEQIGNDYWGQAPYWNGYLNERYMLGFDIHYGKHVRTFVDFKSGINSFRNGGPRPIDEKKLDFQAAFLQVGTAEGQNSVEVRAGIQELEYGSGRLIDVREGPNVRLSFAGFLVKSKINEWLVDGFAMRPRLDKFGVFDDQPNHQVGFWGVYASRPAPKTSVELYYLGLDRKQATFQRGTAQEVRHSIGGRLSRPIATERPGWDFDNEALWQFGTFGSGNIRAWTVATETGYRFTSRPLKPRLSVKADISSGDHPATSTLGTFNPLFPKGDYFGVLATTGPGPINFIDVHPHVEIALPHNVAASFDWIVQWRESLDDGIYNVPGSLIRAGNASEARYVGHRPGTQIRWQKTRHLWFQGDYGIFYAGSFLKETQPGRNLNYWALWTGYKF, encoded by the coding sequence ATGCGATTTTTTCCCATGCTGGCGGCAGTTGTGTTGCTCGTAACACGAACTCCTGTAGGGGCACAGTCCGTATCTTCTGCCATCCCGGACTCGCCTGACAGGAGCATCAAGTTATTGCGTGAGGACGAAGACTGGAGCTTTCTGGCTAATCCCGCCAACCGTCAGGATTTCTGGGACCCGCTCAAATTTATCCGGCTTCGAGGCGATAGCAGTGATTGGTTCATGACGATCAGCGGAGAAGCCAGGGAAGTATGGGAGCAGATCGGCAACGATTACTGGGGACAGGCTCCTTACTGGAATGGGTACCTGAATGAAAGGTACATGCTGGGTTTCGATATCCATTACGGAAAGCACGTTCGCACGTTTGTCGACTTTAAGAGCGGTATCAATTCCTTCCGGAATGGTGGCCCGCGTCCGATCGACGAAAAGAAACTCGACTTTCAAGCCGCCTTCCTGCAGGTTGGAACTGCAGAAGGTCAGAACTCGGTCGAGGTGAGGGCCGGAATACAGGAACTCGAGTACGGATCCGGACGGCTTATCGACGTTCGCGAGGGACCGAATGTCCGCCTGAGTTTTGCTGGTTTCCTGGTCAAAAGCAAAATCAATGAATGGCTGGTGGACGGATTCGCCATGCGTCCACGCCTGGACAAATTTGGTGTTTTTGACGATCAGCCAAACCACCAGGTAGGTTTCTGGGGCGTTTATGCTTCGCGACCCGCGCCGAAAACGTCAGTAGAACTGTACTACCTGGGGTTGGATAGAAAGCAAGCCACATTTCAACGGGGCACCGCTCAGGAAGTACGTCACTCCATCGGCGGACGGCTCTCGCGTCCCATTGCGACCGAGCGGCCCGGTTGGGACTTTGACAATGAAGCTCTGTGGCAGTTCGGCACGTTTGGTTCGGGAAATATTCGAGCGTGGACGGTTGCTACAGAAACCGGCTATCGATTTACAAGTAGGCCATTGAAGCCGCGTCTTAGCGTGAAGGCCGACATCTCAAGCGGCGATCATCCAGCCACGAGTACTCTGGGCACGTTCAATCCTCTCTTCCCAAAGGGAGACTACTTCGGCGTCTTGGCTACGACCGGACCAGGCCCAATCAACTTTATAGATGTTCATCCTCACGTCGAGATAGCACTGCCTCACAACGTCGCTGCCTCTTTTGATTGGATCGTGCAGTGGCGAGAGAGTCTTGACGATGGCATCTACAACGTACCGGGAAGCCTGATCCGTGCCGGCAATGCAAGCGAGGCGCGTTATGTCGGACATAGGCCGGGCACGCAGATTCGCTGGCAGAAGACTCGTCACCTATGGTTTCAGGGTGACTACGGAATCTTTTATGCGGGCAGTTTCCTGAAGGAGACGCAACCTGGGCGCAACCTCAACTACTGGGCTTTGTGGACCGGCTACAAGTTTTAG
- a CDS encoding VOC family protein, with the protein MRITKSFGVIAIAIFLSTGIARLFPMRSTALAVVDAATVTPNVTVEPQYDTTHVYVAPEDFDRFVASLVATFGGTTSKQGVFTVTPTPSSTMSQLVLTPVGSISVFGFKTPVPYPFGAERTGYLVADMDAAINAARMAGADVLVTPFNDPIGRDAIIQWPGGVNTQLYWHTTAPSYKALQTIPENRAYVSPDRAAAFVASYVAFSHGRVVSDDGHAPGIEIGKPGETYRRIRIESGFGKLVVFVTDGHLPYPYGREITGYEVPNLTDTLTKAKAAGVEILVAPYTAERTSAVVQFPGGYIAEIHSITEKPK; encoded by the coding sequence ATGCGTATCACTAAATCCTTTGGCGTGATTGCCATCGCGATCTTTCTGAGTACGGGAATTGCTCGTCTGTTCCCGATGCGGAGCACCGCCCTGGCAGTCGTCGATGCTGCTACGGTTACGCCCAACGTGACCGTGGAGCCGCAATATGATACGACCCACGTCTACGTCGCGCCCGAGGACTTCGACCGCTTCGTCGCCAGCCTTGTAGCAACCTTCGGCGGGACCACATCCAAACAGGGCGTCTTCACCGTGACGCCAACTCCAAGCAGTACCATGTCACAACTCGTGTTGACTCCCGTGGGCAGCATTTCGGTCTTCGGCTTTAAAACACCGGTACCGTATCCGTTTGGAGCGGAGCGCACCGGCTATCTGGTGGCGGACATGGACGCGGCCATCAACGCAGCCCGGATGGCCGGTGCCGATGTTCTCGTCACTCCCTTCAATGATCCCATAGGAAGAGACGCTATTATCCAATGGCCCGGCGGCGTGAACACGCAGCTTTACTGGCACACAACCGCGCCCTCTTATAAAGCGCTTCAAACCATTCCGGAAAACCGTGCCTATGTCTCCCCAGATCGTGCAGCTGCATTCGTAGCGAGCTATGTTGCGTTCAGTCATGGCAGGGTTGTCTCTGATGATGGACATGCTCCCGGCATTGAGATCGGGAAGCCGGGCGAAACCTATCGGCGCATTCGGATCGAATCGGGTTTCGGGAAGCTAGTCGTGTTCGTGACGGACGGCCATCTACCTTATCCTTACGGGCGGGAAATCACGGGGTATGAGGTGCCGAACCTAACCGATACGCTAACGAAGGCCAAGGCTGCCGGGGTCGAGATTCTTGTTGCTCCCTACACAGCCGAGCGAACCTCTGCCGTTGTCCAATTCCCAGGCGGATACATTGCTGAGATCCACTCGATCACGGAAAAACCGAAATGA
- a CDS encoding DUF1427 family protein, producing the protein MKVLLISFAVGLFVGILYGLIRVKSPAPPIVALLGLLGMVLGEQLGGWILTKKVSVTHAASVCLVGKHWDQRANVQSVVSVQPHAD; encoded by the coding sequence ATGAAGGTACTGCTCATTTCATTTGCAGTAGGTTTGTTTGTCGGCATTTTGTACGGACTGATTCGCGTAAAGAGTCCGGCCCCGCCAATCGTCGCTCTGCTCGGCCTCCTGGGAATGGTGCTCGGAGAACAGCTCGGCGGTTGGATTCTTACGAAAAAAGTCAGCGTGACACATGCTGCATCCGTTTGTCTCGTGGGTAAGCATTGGGATCAGCGAGCAAATGTGCAATCTGTAGTATCAGTTCAGCCTCACGCGGACTGA
- a CDS encoding amidohydrolase — protein MATDTILHNAKIETNSTPSFVEALAITDGKIIATGNEQDILRLRGPATKVIDAKGRTIIPGLNDSHMHPIRGGLNYNMELRWDGVPSLSDALRMLKDQAERTPAPQWVRVIGGWTEFQFAERRMPTLDEINAVAPDTPVFVMHLYDRALLNGAALRAVGYDKNAPDFPAGEVQRDRHGNPTGLLIAKPNANILYSTLAKGPKLSREDQLNSSRLFFRELNRFGITSVIDAGGGFQNYPDDYAVVNELHRNGELSVRLAYNLFTQKPKQELADFQSWTKMTKPGDGDDFYRVNGAGEMLVFSAADFEDFLVPRPDMVPVMESELNAVIRHLVENRWPFRLHATYNETIERALNVYEEVNREIPFDGLHWFFDHCETITDRNIERVKALGGGIAVQNRMAFQGEYFVERYGAQQAKRTPPIRRMLEMGVPVGAGTDATRVSSYNPYLSLYWLITGKTIGGLGLYPEENRLDRAEALKLYTMGSSWFSTEDGKKGALVPGQLADLAVLSADYFSIPEGEIKDLESVLTIVGGRVVYATEEHASLAPPELPVSPDWSPVAHYGGYTKASKSLAGASHSAFCQHSELSHAEKGPNGHVRVFGKSGLWSLGCDCFAF, from the coding sequence ATGGCAACGGATACTATCTTGCACAATGCAAAGATCGAGACGAATTCCACGCCTTCATTTGTTGAAGCTCTCGCGATTACAGACGGAAAGATCATCGCCACGGGCAACGAGCAAGATATCTTACGGCTGCGTGGCCCTGCGACCAAAGTGATTGATGCAAAGGGCCGAACCATCATTCCAGGCCTCAACGATTCCCACATGCATCCGATCCGCGGCGGCCTCAATTACAACATGGAGCTGCGCTGGGATGGTGTACCTTCGCTCTCCGATGCTCTGCGCATGCTGAAAGATCAAGCGGAGCGGACGCCCGCTCCGCAGTGGGTCCGAGTTATCGGCGGTTGGACGGAGTTTCAATTCGCTGAACGCCGCATGCCAACGCTCGATGAGATCAACGCAGTAGCGCCGGACACACCGGTCTTCGTGATGCATTTGTACGACAGAGCGCTGTTGAACGGAGCGGCGCTTCGTGCTGTGGGCTATGACAAGAATGCCCCAGACTTTCCGGCCGGTGAAGTTCAACGCGACCGTCACGGGAACCCCACAGGTCTTCTCATCGCGAAGCCGAACGCAAATATTCTCTACTCCACCCTCGCGAAGGGTCCGAAACTGTCGCGCGAGGACCAACTCAACTCTTCAAGGCTCTTTTTCCGTGAGCTAAACCGCTTTGGAATTACCAGTGTGATCGATGCGGGCGGCGGCTTTCAGAACTATCCCGACGACTACGCCGTTGTGAACGAACTGCACCGAAATGGAGAACTTTCCGTCCGGCTTGCTTACAACCTCTTCACGCAGAAACCGAAACAGGAACTGGCCGACTTCCAGAGCTGGACCAAAATGACAAAGCCCGGGGACGGCGATGATTTCTATCGCGTCAATGGCGCAGGGGAAATGCTAGTTTTTTCCGCTGCGGACTTCGAAGACTTTCTTGTCCCGCGGCCGGACATGGTTCCCGTGATGGAAAGCGAGCTGAATGCCGTCATTAGACATCTGGTAGAGAATCGCTGGCCATTTCGCTTGCATGCGACATACAACGAGACGATCGAGCGAGCTTTGAACGTCTATGAAGAAGTGAATCGAGAGATTCCGTTTGACGGCCTGCACTGGTTCTTCGATCACTGCGAGACGATTACTGATCGCAATATCGAACGTGTGAAAGCGCTGGGCGGCGGCATCGCGGTGCAGAACCGCATGGCATTCCAAGGTGAGTACTTTGTCGAGCGATATGGGGCGCAGCAAGCGAAGCGCACACCGCCGATACGGCGGATGTTGGAGATGGGTGTTCCCGTGGGAGCAGGGACCGATGCAACCCGCGTCTCAAGCTACAACCCTTACCTTTCTCTGTATTGGCTTATAACTGGCAAGACCATAGGCGGTCTTGGTCTGTATCCGGAAGAAAATCGGCTCGATCGGGCGGAAGCGCTGAAGCTTTACACCATGGGAAGCAGTTGGTTCTCCACGGAGGATGGTAAGAAGGGAGCGCTTGTTCCTGGGCAGCTCGCTGATCTGGCCGTTCTCTCTGCCGATTATTTCTCGATCCCGGAGGGAGAAATTAAAGATCTTGAATCGGTGCTGACCATCGTCGGTGGCAGGGTTGTGTACGCCACTGAAGAGCACGCAAGCCTTGCTCCTCCCGAGCTTCCTGTCAGTCCTGACTGGTCGCCTGTCGCGCATTATGGCGGCTATACCAAGGCTTCAAAATCACTGGCTGGAGCCTCTCATTCCGCCTTTTGCCAGCACTCAGAGCTGAGTCACGCGGAGAAGGGCCCAAATGGGCACGTTCGTGTATTCGGAAAATCCGGGCTTTGGAGTCTCGGCTGTGACTGTTTCGCGTTCTAA
- a CDS encoding hydrolase, producing the protein MVQNSGPAKRSEKGLLTPDNCVVTLIDHQPQMLFGTSNFDRQGIINNTVALAKAARVFDVPVVLSTVETKAFSGNMWPQLRAVFPGREPIERSSMNSWDDKNFVAAIEETGRKKIVLAGLWTETCVALPTVQAIHDGYEVYVVEDCCGDVSQLAHDNAMKRVIQAGAKPVTSLSTMLEWQRDWAHKETYDAVMDIVKNHYGAYGIGVEYVYTMVHGAPATKFPEYVIPAALAGAHK; encoded by the coding sequence ATGGTTCAGAACAGCGGTCCGGCAAAACGAAGTGAGAAGGGGTTGCTGACTCCTGACAATTGCGTTGTGACGCTCATCGATCATCAGCCACAAATGCTATTTGGGACCAGTAACTTTGACCGTCAGGGGATCATAAACAACACAGTGGCTCTTGCAAAAGCTGCCAGAGTGTTTGATGTCCCGGTCGTACTGTCGACAGTTGAAACAAAGGCGTTCAGCGGCAACATGTGGCCTCAGCTCCGAGCTGTATTCCCGGGCCGGGAGCCTATAGAGCGTTCATCGATGAACTCCTGGGACGACAAGAACTTCGTAGCGGCCATTGAAGAGACAGGGCGCAAAAAGATCGTGCTGGCTGGGCTGTGGACCGAGACCTGCGTGGCGCTTCCCACAGTGCAGGCGATCCACGACGGCTACGAAGTCTACGTGGTGGAAGATTGCTGCGGTGACGTGAGTCAACTCGCTCATGACAACGCTATGAAGCGAGTAATCCAGGCGGGAGCGAAACCCGTGACGTCACTCTCAACAATGCTGGAGTGGCAGCGCGACTGGGCTCACAAGGAAACTTACGACGCCGTGATGGACATTGTGAAGAACCATTACGGGGCTTATGGGATCGGAGTCGAGTACGTGTACACGATGGTACACGGCGCTCCCGCCACGAAATTCCCCGAATACGTAATTCCCGCCGCGCTCGCTGGGGCGCACAAGTAG
- a CDS encoding winged helix-turn-helix transcriptional regulator, whose translation MGTEKPLRFKILRQSMPRISQKVLTQQLRELERDGLVKREMFSEMPVRVEYSLTAFGRKLRPVLQELDSWARKYLL comes from the coding sequence ATGGGCACCGAAAAGCCGCTCCGGTTCAAAATCCTCCGGCAAAGCATGCCTCGAATCTCGCAGAAGGTATTGACGCAGCAGTTGCGAGAACTTGAGCGGGACGGACTTGTGAAAAGAGAGATGTTCTCCGAAATGCCTGTGCGTGTTGAATACTCGCTGACCGCGTTCGGACGAAAGCTCCGGCCTGTTCTGCAGGAGCTCGATTCCTGGGCTCGGAAGTATCTGCTTTAG
- a CDS encoding PstS family phosphate ABC transporter substrate-binding protein: MKLTSLLSIFVVLAAAAASAQDLTSFPQYTPHVKVSGTLVVWGNDGMVALAKRWEDGFHKYQPDIRFEDHLYSTAAAIGGLYAGHADLAYMGRDIWPVESLGFSKTFGYAPTRFVAATGAYDVEGKTFPMVVFVNKDNPLKGLTLPQLDAIFGTERKLGAPINIQKWGDLGLAGDWADKPIHLYGYASDSGFGVFFSAATMGGSSSWNCGIHQFDNIYDSTGKTITPAGRRSLIALAADKYGLAYSGIRYLTSDVRPIPIATREGAPYIAPTRENVVNRTYPLLRDIPIYINRAPGKPIDPKVSEFLSYILSREGQEAISQEGDYLPLTVDLVQQQREILK, from the coding sequence ATGAAGCTGACGTCTCTACTCTCCATCTTCGTGGTGCTGGCCGCGGCCGCAGCCTCCGCACAGGATCTCACCTCCTTTCCGCAATACACGCCTCACGTGAAAGTCAGCGGAACCCTCGTTGTCTGGGGCAATGACGGCATGGTGGCTCTAGCGAAGCGCTGGGAAGATGGCTTCCACAAATATCAGCCCGACATTCGGTTCGAAGACCATCTCTACAGCACCGCCGCCGCCATTGGTGGACTTTATGCCGGCCATGCTGACCTTGCCTATATGGGCCGCGACATCTGGCCAGTCGAAAGCCTCGGTTTCTCCAAAACCTTCGGCTACGCCCCAACTCGCTTCGTCGCCGCAACCGGTGCCTACGATGTCGAAGGGAAGACCTTTCCCATGGTCGTTTTCGTCAACAAGGACAACCCGCTCAAGGGGCTCACCCTGCCGCAGCTCGACGCCATCTTCGGCACAGAACGTAAGCTCGGCGCCCCAATCAACATTCAGAAATGGGGAGACCTCGGCCTCGCCGGGGATTGGGCGGACAAGCCTATTCACCTCTACGGCTATGCCAGCGATAGCGGCTTCGGCGTCTTCTTCTCTGCCGCCACGATGGGCGGAAGCTCCAGTTGGAACTGTGGCATTCACCAGTTCGACAACATCTACGACAGCACGGGCAAGACCATCACCCCTGCTGGCCGACGAAGCCTCATTGCGCTCGCCGCTGATAAGTACGGCCTCGCTTACTCCGGCATCAGATATCTCACATCCGACGTTAGGCCCATTCCCATCGCCACCCGCGAAGGCGCACCTTACATTGCGCCGACCCGCGAAAACGTCGTCAACCGCACCTATCCACTCCTCCGCGACATCCCCATCTACATCAACAGGGCTCCAGGGAAGCCAATCGATCCTAAGGTGAGCGAGTTTCTGTCCTACATCCTCAGCCGCGAAGGCCAGGAGGCGATCAGCCAAGAGGGCGATTACCTGCCGCTAACGGTCGATCTCGTGCAACAGCAAAGAGAGATACTTAAGTAA
- a CDS encoding PstS family phosphate ABC transporter substrate-binding protein, producing MRRTQMIALIITALVATAGSAQNLDGLPLYQGNNDQFGEIRIWGNETMLQMLTAWELGIHEHQRGLRFADVLPSGAAAIGALYTGVADLGLMGHHSWPMETLAFHEVYGYDPLEIIVATGAYDVPAKMPANVIYVNKKNPLVKLDVQQLDGIFGSQRTGGWQGTHWSTASARGPDKNIRTWGQLGLTGEWADKPIHPYAYDLSANSFCLSMQRMAFQGGDKWNPELHEFALNEVGMLFKPGPRPPQGCEMIIDALSKDPYGIAYTAPQCARKSNEVRPLALAADARGPFVEPTLENMANRTYPLVESIYVYINRPPGQPVDPKLKAFLTYILSRQGQEGVLRDGGYLPLTPEVAREQLKKLE from the coding sequence ATGCGAAGGACACAGATGATCGCTCTCATCATCACAGCCCTCGTGGCAACCGCTGGCTCTGCACAAAATCTCGATGGCCTCCCTCTCTACCAGGGAAATAACGATCAGTTTGGCGAGATCCGGATTTGGGGCAATGAGACGATGCTCCAGATGCTCACCGCCTGGGAACTAGGCATTCACGAGCACCAGCGCGGCCTCCGCTTCGCCGACGTTTTGCCGAGCGGCGCCGCCGCCATTGGCGCCCTCTATACTGGCGTCGCCGACCTCGGCCTCATGGGACACCACAGCTGGCCAATGGAAACTCTCGCCTTCCACGAGGTCTACGGTTACGACCCCCTCGAGATCATTGTTGCCACGGGTGCCTACGATGTGCCGGCAAAGATGCCCGCCAATGTCATCTACGTCAATAAGAAGAACCCTCTCGTAAAACTTGATGTGCAGCAGCTCGACGGTATCTTCGGATCGCAGCGGACGGGCGGCTGGCAAGGAACGCATTGGTCCACTGCGAGCGCCCGTGGTCCCGACAAGAACATTCGCACATGGGGTCAACTCGGACTTACTGGCGAGTGGGCGGACAAGCCTATCCATCCTTATGCTTATGATCTCAGCGCCAATAGCTTTTGCCTCTCGATGCAGCGAATGGCATTCCAGGGAGGCGATAAGTGGAACCCGGAACTGCACGAGTTCGCGCTGAACGAAGTGGGTATGCTCTTCAAACCCGGCCCGCGTCCGCCCCAAGGCTGCGAGATGATCATCGACGCACTCTCCAAGGATCCTTACGGGATCGCCTACACCGCTCCACAATGCGCGCGTAAGAGCAACGAAGTGCGGCCACTCGCGCTCGCTGCTGATGCACGTGGGCCCTTCGTCGAGCCCACGCTGGAGAATATGGCGAATCGGACCTATCCGCTCGTCGAATCCATTTACGTCTACATCAATCGGCCGCCAGGCCAGCCCGTAGACCCGAAGCTCAAGGCATTTCTCACCTACATCCTAAGCCGCCAGGGACAAGAGGGCGTTCTGCGCGACGGCGGATACCTCCCGCTCACACCCGAGGTTGCACGCGAGCAACTCAAGAAGCTCGAATGA
- a CDS encoding PstS family phosphate ABC transporter substrate-binding protein encodes MKSFHRLCSLISPLWPLLALTVAATPVYTQTSRQLAPYKPEQKLPGPEILRSWGSNEMAGLMKLWEEGFVRYQPEIRFSDTLKGTETAQAALFSHVADMALMSRPILPLERHVMFRREHHLPLEIMVATGSFDAADRTFALAVLVNKDNPLSGLSLKQLDGIFGDQRTGAWDEKFIWHPEAARGPDQNIRTWGQLGLTGEWADKPIHVYGYPVTIYSPVSGPMLSFRKDIMQGGDIWNPGLREFPEGDKIAEALSKDRYGVGYTCLCFKTNALKPLAITPAGGSTPIPLSKSTVADRTYPLSRSVYIYIDRTPGEPVDPGVKEFLSYVLSREGQDVVSRSGGYLPLTPQLALEQLQKLQ; translated from the coding sequence ATGAAATCTTTTCACCGTCTCTGTTCCTTGATCTCGCCTCTCTGGCCATTGCTCGCGCTCACGGTTGCCGCTACCCCCGTCTACACGCAGACATCCCGGCAACTGGCCCCATACAAGCCGGAACAGAAGCTTCCAGGGCCGGAGATCCTTCGCAGCTGGGGAAGCAACGAGATGGCCGGTCTGATGAAATTGTGGGAAGAAGGCTTCGTTCGCTACCAGCCCGAAATCCGTTTCTCCGATACCCTCAAGGGGACTGAAACCGCACAGGCCGCGCTCTTCTCCCACGTGGCCGATATGGCTCTGATGAGCCGTCCGATATTACCCCTCGAACGTCATGTCATGTTCCGGCGTGAGCACCATCTGCCGCTCGAGATTATGGTCGCGACTGGCAGCTTCGATGCTGCCGACAGGACCTTCGCCCTCGCTGTCCTCGTCAACAAAGACAACCCTCTCTCTGGCCTCAGCCTCAAGCAGCTCGACGGCATCTTTGGCGATCAGCGAACCGGAGCATGGGATGAGAAGTTCATCTGGCACCCGGAAGCGGCACGTGGTCCCGATCAAAACATACGCACCTGGGGTCAGCTCGGTCTCACTGGAGAGTGGGCGGACAAGCCCATCCACGTCTACGGTTATCCCGTAACGATCTATTCACCCGTCTCCGGTCCCATGCTCTCCTTCCGCAAGGACATCATGCAGGGCGGCGATATCTGGAACCCCGGTCTTAGGGAATTCCCGGAGGGAGACAAGATCGCCGAGGCTCTCAGCAAAGACCGCTACGGCGTGGGCTATACATGCCTCTGCTTCAAGACAAATGCATTGAAACCGCTCGCCATCACACCAGCGGGCGGCTCAACCCCGATACCACTGAGCAAGTCCACGGTCGCCGACCGCACCTATCCGTTGAGCAGGTCTGTTTATATCTACATCGATCGCACGCCAGGCGAGCCGGTCGATCCTGGGGTGAAGGAGTTCCTCAGCTATGTGCTCAGCCGCGAGGGGCAGGACGTAGTGTCGCGCTCCGGTGGATACCTGCCCCTAACCCCCCAACTCGCACTGGAGCAGCTTCAGAAGCTCCAGTAG
- a CDS encoding PstS family phosphate ABC transporter substrate-binding protein — protein MKLPTMVTHHRSSSRTLSLFAGLTLAGMTAPMWAQSVPSLPEYKPGAKLAGVIRSWGSDQMGPLMKRWEDGFHRYQPDVYFSDTLKGTATAQFGLHEWVADIAVSTRKIYPYEFYGVYRRSLLYPVEIAVATGSYNVPHKAAAIAVFVNRENPLAKLTVNQLDGIYGAHRTGGWQDLNWHSEIARGTEQDIRTWGQLGLKGDWADKPIHAYGPPGIYPGGISFFQTRVMGGADSWNESLLEYDDRAKMMDALSHDRYGIAYTSLNYQTQQTKPLALAENDAGAFVELTRKTTTDRTYPLVRTAYIYFSPDRPDGSPADPKVEPKIREFLRYVLSRQGQEDALREGDFLPLTPQLVAEQLRKLE, from the coding sequence ATGAAACTGCCGACTATGGTCACTCATCATCGATCCTCCAGCCGGACTCTCAGCCTTTTCGCCGGCTTAACTCTCGCCGGGATGACCGCGCCAATGTGGGCGCAGAGCGTCCCGTCTCTTCCGGAATACAAGCCCGGTGCGAAGCTGGCCGGCGTCATCCGGAGTTGGGGCAGTGACCAGATGGGTCCCTTGATGAAACGATGGGAAGATGGCTTCCACAGATATCAACCAGACGTCTACTTCTCAGACACCCTGAAGGGGACGGCCACTGCCCAATTCGGGCTGCACGAGTGGGTTGCGGATATTGCGGTATCTACACGCAAGATCTACCCCTACGAGTTTTATGGCGTTTACCGTCGATCACTCCTCTATCCCGTCGAGATCGCCGTCGCAACAGGCAGCTACAACGTGCCGCACAAGGCGGCAGCAATTGCCGTCTTCGTCAACCGGGAAAACCCCCTCGCAAAACTGACCGTGAATCAGCTTGACGGCATCTATGGCGCACATCGTACCGGAGGATGGCAGGATCTGAATTGGCACTCCGAGATCGCCCGTGGTACCGAGCAGGACATCCGTACATGGGGCCAACTCGGACTGAAGGGCGATTGGGCCGACAAGCCCATCCACGCTTACGGCCCTCCAGGTATCTACCCCGGTGGCATCTCCTTCTTTCAGACCAGAGTGATGGGAGGAGCTGATAGCTGGAACGAGTCCCTTCTGGAGTACGACGATCGCGCAAAGATGATGGACGCTCTCAGCCATGATCGATACGGAATTGCGTACACTTCGCTGAACTACCAGACCCAGCAGACGAAACCTCTTGCTCTCGCGGAGAATGACGCGGGGGCCTTCGTCGAGCTTACTCGCAAGACCACGACCGACCGCACGTATCCCCTTGTGCGCACCGCCTACATCTACTTTTCCCCCGACCGGCCGGATGGTTCTCCTGCCGACCCGAAAGTGGAACCAAAGATCAGGGAGTTCCTTCGCTACGTGTTGAGCAGGCAGGGCCAGGAGGACGCCCTGCGCGAAGGAGATTTTTTACCCCTCACCCCCCAGCTCGTTGCCGAGCAACTTCGTAAGCTCGAATGA